In one window of Sinorhizobium chiapasense DNA:
- a CDS encoding fumarylacetoacetate hydrolase family protein produces the protein MHLVSKHSLSAAAVLPEDAAQAVLVGRVWSTAVDGPCPVLVRDGRVLDLTTIATTVSFLFEQDGLVDRLKSATALADLGSLDDFLSGKAGELLAPIDLQSIKAAGVTFADSMLERVIEEQAKGDSSRALEIRERLAPVLGDSLRGLVAGSEQAAKVKALLQDMNLWSQYLEVGIGPDAEIFTKSQPMSSVGCGDTVGIHPISQWNNPEPEVVLAVRSDGTILGATLGNDVNLRDVEGRSALLLGKAKDNNASCSIGPFIRLFDERFTIDDLRKVRVSLLVKGEDGFEMTGESPMEAISRSPENLVSQLRNRNHQYPDGAVLFLGTMFAPVKDRRGVGQGFTHEVGDRVEISTPRLGRLVNWVDRCNACPEWTFGVGALMRNLAKRGLL, from the coding sequence ATGCACTTGGTTTCCAAGCATTCACTTTCCGCGGCCGCAGTTTTGCCGGAAGACGCAGCGCAGGCCGTTCTGGTTGGGCGTGTGTGGTCGACGGCTGTCGATGGCCCTTGCCCGGTACTGGTGCGCGATGGACGCGTGCTCGACCTGACGACCATCGCCACCACCGTTTCCTTCCTGTTCGAGCAGGATGGGCTGGTCGACAGGCTGAAATCCGCGACCGCTCTTGCCGATCTCGGCTCTCTCGACGATTTCCTCTCCGGGAAGGCCGGCGAACTTCTGGCGCCGATCGACCTTCAGTCGATCAAGGCGGCCGGCGTCACCTTCGCCGACAGCATGCTCGAACGCGTGATCGAGGAGCAGGCCAAGGGCGATTCCTCCCGGGCACTCGAAATCCGCGAACGGCTGGCGCCAGTGCTCGGCGACAGCTTGCGCGGTCTCGTGGCCGGTTCGGAGCAGGCGGCGAAGGTCAAGGCGCTGTTGCAGGACATGAACCTCTGGTCGCAGTACCTCGAAGTCGGAATCGGCCCCGACGCCGAGATCTTCACCAAGTCGCAGCCCATGTCATCCGTCGGCTGTGGCGACACGGTCGGCATTCATCCGATCTCGCAGTGGAACAATCCCGAGCCGGAAGTTGTGCTCGCAGTTCGTTCTGACGGTACGATCCTCGGCGCTACACTCGGCAACGACGTAAACCTTCGTGACGTCGAAGGCCGTTCTGCCCTGCTGCTCGGCAAGGCGAAGGACAACAATGCGTCCTGCTCGATCGGCCCGTTCATTCGCCTGTTCGACGAGCGCTTCACGATCGACGACCTGCGCAAGGTTCGCGTCTCGCTGCTGGTCAAGGGCGAGGACGGTTTCGAGATGACCGGCGAAAGCCCGATGGAAGCGATCAGCCGCAGCCCGGAAAACCTCGTGTCGCAACTGCGCAACCGCAATCACCAGTATCCGGACGGCGCGGTGCTGTTCCTCGGCACCATGTTCGCACCGGTGAAGGATCGCCGTGGCGTCGGACAGGGCTTCACGCACGAAGTGGGCGACCGGGTGGAAATATCGACGCCGAGGCTCGGGCGTCTGGTGAACTGGGTTGATCGCTGCAATGCCTGCCCGGAATGGACCTTCGGGGTCGGCGCCCTCATGCGAAACCTCGCCAAGCGCGGCCTCTTGTAA
- a CDS encoding FadR/GntR family transcriptional regulator, translated as MEFGHIRRSEHLPARIAGQIARDITEGRMRPGEKLPTEHFLAKALGVSRSVVREAIAQLRNEGLVETRQGVGAFVTEPHARPIRIEQDDLADRQSFRDLFQLRVPLEIEAAGLAALHHTADDLARIDETLASMSGAEKWTAEGIVADLAFHRAVAAATGNEYFSVFIGFIAERISLAINVARAAAVLEEIVEVTIEEHVALRDAIASRDPKRAREAMKMHLLGAAKRLDLTLDPI; from the coding sequence ATGGAATTCGGACATATCAGGCGAAGCGAACATCTGCCGGCGCGCATCGCCGGTCAGATTGCGCGCGACATCACCGAAGGACGGATGCGTCCCGGCGAAAAGCTCCCGACCGAGCACTTTCTGGCCAAGGCGCTGGGCGTGAGCCGGTCCGTGGTGCGCGAGGCGATTGCGCAGCTGCGCAACGAAGGACTGGTCGAGACGCGCCAGGGTGTCGGTGCCTTCGTCACCGAGCCTCACGCCCGGCCGATTCGCATCGAACAGGATGACCTAGCCGACCGCCAAAGTTTCCGCGATCTCTTTCAGTTGCGTGTGCCGCTGGAAATCGAGGCTGCGGGCCTGGCCGCGCTGCACCATACGGCCGACGATCTTGCGCGTATCGACGAGACGCTCGCCAGCATGAGCGGCGCGGAAAAGTGGACGGCGGAAGGCATCGTCGCCGACCTTGCGTTTCACCGCGCGGTCGCTGCCGCCACCGGAAACGAATACTTCTCGGTCTTCATCGGGTTCATCGCGGAGCGCATCAGCCTGGCGATCAATGTGGCGCGCGCGGCCGCGGTTCTCGAGGAGATCGTCGAAGTGACGATCGAGGAGCACGTCGCCTTGCGCGACGCCATTGCCAGCCGGGATCCGAAGCGGGCGAGGGAGGCGATGAAGATGCACCTGTTGGGGGCGGCGAAGCGGCTCGACCTGACGCTCGATCCTATTTGA
- a CDS encoding FAD-binding oxidoreductase, producing the protein MDALGADLVLLGEEVERYCRDWHGDLTTGAIAVLRPRTTDDVSKAVRVCAELGVAIVPQGGNTGLVLGATPDAPESQVVLSLERMNAIRRIDADDFSAVVEAGAILSEFKDKVEEAGMFFPLALGAQGSCRIGGNVSTNAGGINVLRYGMTRELVLGLEVVLPDGSIFDGLSTLRKDNRGIDLKQLFIGAEGTLGIITAVAVKLMPMPDQVATALLGLNALDDVIALYRRARRDCCDLLSAFEFMPPLAFTLAREAMPDLAMPMSGDYPAYALLEISGSGLVDVSDLMERFLEGVMGDGLVVDGVVATSKAQSRNLWLFREGMNEGQAKRGPHLRTDVSVPLSRLADFVRDAQKAVYDALPECVCVSYGHVGDGNVHLNVLPPGDLPRSEIDARIYKAKKVINEVLDGYHGSISAEHGIGRLKKSDFDTRLSEVRRKLLTATKTAIDPDLRMNPGCQLSFARD; encoded by the coding sequence GTGGACGCCCTCGGGGCAGACCTGGTTCTCCTCGGGGAAGAGGTGGAGCGCTATTGTCGTGACTGGCACGGTGATTTGACCACCGGAGCGATCGCGGTCCTTCGTCCGCGCACCACCGATGACGTCTCGAAGGCGGTGCGCGTTTGCGCCGAACTCGGCGTTGCGATCGTGCCGCAGGGCGGCAACACCGGCCTGGTGCTGGGTGCCACGCCGGATGCGCCGGAAAGCCAGGTGGTGCTCAGCCTCGAGCGCATGAATGCCATCCGCCGGATTGACGCCGACGATTTTTCGGCCGTCGTCGAGGCGGGCGCTATCCTGTCCGAATTCAAGGACAAGGTCGAGGAAGCTGGAATGTTCTTCCCGCTCGCGCTCGGTGCGCAGGGATCCTGCCGAATCGGCGGCAATGTCTCCACCAATGCCGGCGGTATCAATGTCCTGCGCTACGGGATGACGCGCGAACTGGTGCTGGGGCTGGAAGTCGTTCTGCCCGACGGTTCGATTTTCGACGGGTTGTCGACGCTGCGCAAGGACAATCGCGGCATTGATCTGAAGCAGTTGTTCATCGGGGCCGAAGGTACGCTCGGGATCATCACGGCCGTCGCGGTGAAGCTTATGCCGATGCCGGATCAGGTGGCCACCGCCCTTCTGGGATTGAATGCGCTCGACGACGTGATTGCGCTCTACCGCCGCGCCCGTCGCGACTGCTGCGACCTTCTGTCGGCCTTCGAGTTCATGCCGCCGCTCGCCTTCACACTGGCGCGCGAGGCGATGCCGGACCTCGCCATGCCGATGTCGGGCGACTACCCGGCCTATGCGCTGCTCGAAATCTCGGGCTCGGGGCTGGTCGACGTGTCGGATCTGATGGAACGTTTCCTTGAAGGTGTCATGGGCGACGGTCTCGTGGTCGACGGGGTGGTCGCCACGTCCAAGGCGCAGTCGCGCAATCTCTGGCTTTTCCGCGAGGGCATGAACGAGGGGCAGGCCAAGCGCGGTCCGCACTTGCGCACCGACGTTTCCGTTCCGCTGTCGCGGCTGGCCGATTTCGTGCGCGATGCGCAGAAGGCCGTCTACGACGCGCTTCCGGAATGCGTCTGCGTCTCCTACGGCCATGTCGGCGACGGCAACGTGCACCTGAACGTGCTGCCGCCGGGTGACCTGCCGCGTAGTGAGATCGATGCGCGGATCTACAAGGCCAAGAAGGTCATCAACGAAGTGCTCGACGGCTATCACGGCTCGATCAGTGCCGAGCATGGCATCGGTCGCTTGAAGAAGTCCGACTTCGACACGCGTCTGTCCGAGGTTCGGCGCAAGCTGCTGACCGCGACGAAGACGGCGATCGATCCGGATCTTCGGATGAATCCCGGTTGCCAATTGAGTTTCGCGAGGGATTGA
- the denD gene encoding D-erythronate dehydrogenase, which produces MHILIIGAAGMVGRKLAARLAKDGNLDGRAIDAMTLVDVVTPEAPADFTGKTVLETADLSSAGEAERLVAGRPDVIFHLAAIVSGEAELDFDKGYRINLDGTRYLFDAIRIAHGQDGYKPRVVFTSSIAVFGAPLPYPIPDEFHTTPLTSYGTQKAICELLLSDYSRRGFFDGIGIRLPTICIRPGKPNKAASGFFSNILREPLVGQEAVLPVSEDIRHWHASPRSAVGFLIHGATIGVEKVGPRRNLSMPGLSATVGEQIAALRRVAGEKAVSLIRREPDEMIMRMCAGWAPGFEAKRAIELGFTAEKSFDEIIKVHIEDELGGRL; this is translated from the coding sequence ATGCACATTCTGATCATCGGCGCCGCCGGCATGGTGGGTCGCAAGCTCGCGGCACGTCTTGCAAAGGACGGAAACCTCGACGGTCGCGCCATCGACGCGATGACCCTGGTCGACGTCGTCACCCCGGAAGCGCCGGCGGATTTCACCGGGAAAACCGTCCTTGAAACCGCCGACCTTTCGTCTGCCGGCGAAGCCGAGCGCCTGGTCGCCGGCCGGCCGGACGTGATCTTCCATCTCGCCGCCATCGTATCGGGCGAAGCCGAACTCGACTTCGACAAGGGCTACCGAATCAACCTCGACGGCACCCGTTACCTGTTCGACGCGATCCGCATCGCCCACGGCCAGGACGGCTACAAGCCGCGCGTCGTCTTCACCTCGTCGATCGCCGTTTTCGGCGCCCCCCTGCCCTATCCGATCCCGGACGAGTTCCACACCACGCCGCTGACCAGCTACGGCACCCAGAAGGCCATCTGCGAACTCCTGCTGTCGGACTATTCGCGCCGCGGCTTCTTCGACGGCATCGGCATCCGCCTTCCGACCATCTGCATCCGTCCGGGCAAGCCGAACAAGGCTGCCTCCGGCTTCTTCTCCAATATCCTGCGCGAGCCGCTAGTCGGCCAGGAAGCCGTGCTTCCGGTCTCCGAGGACATCCGCCACTGGCATGCCTCGCCGCGCTCGGCCGTCGGCTTCCTGATCCACGGCGCGACCATCGGCGTCGAAAAGGTCGGCCCGCGCCGCAACCTTTCCATGCCGGGCCTCAGCGCCACCGTCGGCGAACAGATCGCGGCTCTGCGCCGCGTCGCCGGCGAGAAGGCCGTGTCGCTCATCCGTCGCGAGCCCGACGAGATGATCATGCGTATGTGCGCCGGCTGGGCGCCCGGTTTCGAAGCCAAACGCGCCATCGAACTCGGCTTCACCGCCGAAAAATCCTTCGACGAGATTATCAAGGTCCATATCGAGGACGAACTGGGTGGCAGGCTCTGA
- a CDS encoding NAD(P)-dependent oxidoreductase, translating into MTADKANASRRIAFLGTGLMGAPMARRLLKAGFPVTVWNRDASKAEALATAGASLAATAADAARDADIVFTMLSDGNAVGQVLFEAGVAEVLKVGAIVVDSSSIAAPIARDHAARLAELDVAHVDAPVSGGVVGAEAGTLAIMAGGEAEVIADLTDVFAALGRVTHVGPAGAGQICKLANQQIVAITIGAVAEAMILVEAGGADRGRFRDAIRGGFAESRILDLHGARMVNRTFVPGGPSRLQLKDLDAVAAMADLLGLELPLTAMVRSEFRDFVTDGGGEKDHSALLLHLEKLNGSERKEDQ; encoded by the coding sequence ATGACCGCGGACAAAGCGAATGCGTCCCGGCGCATTGCCTTTCTCGGCACCGGGCTCATGGGCGCGCCGATGGCGCGCCGCCTGCTGAAGGCAGGTTTTCCCGTCACCGTCTGGAACCGTGACGCCTCCAAAGCCGAAGCACTGGCGACCGCCGGTGCAAGCCTCGCAGCGACGGCCGCCGACGCTGCACGTGATGCGGACATCGTCTTCACCATGCTGAGCGACGGAAACGCGGTCGGCCAGGTCCTGTTCGAAGCCGGCGTCGCCGAAGTCCTGAAGGTCGGCGCGATCGTCGTCGATTCCTCGTCGATCGCCGCGCCGATCGCCCGCGATCACGCCGCCCGCCTCGCTGAGCTCGACGTCGCCCACGTCGACGCCCCGGTCTCCGGCGGCGTCGTCGGCGCCGAAGCCGGGACACTCGCCATCATGGCCGGCGGCGAGGCCGAGGTTATCGCCGACCTTACGGACGTCTTTGCCGCGCTTGGCCGCGTCACGCACGTCGGCCCCGCCGGCGCCGGCCAGATCTGCAAGCTGGCCAACCAGCAGATCGTGGCCATCACGATCGGAGCGGTTGCCGAGGCGATGATCCTTGTGGAAGCCGGCGGTGCGGATCGCGGCAGGTTCCGCGACGCCATTCGCGGCGGCTTCGCCGAGAGCCGGATTCTTGACCTGCACGGCGCCCGCATGGTGAATCGCACCTTCGTCCCCGGCGGTCCCTCTCGGCTGCAACTGAAGGACCTGGATGCGGTCGCCGCCATGGCCGATCTCCTGGGACTGGAATTGCCGTTGACGGCCATGGTTCGGAGCGAATTTCGCGACTTCGTCACCGATGGCGGTGGCGAAAAGGATCACAGCGCGCTTCTGTTGCATCTGGAGAAGCTCAATGGGAGCGAACGGAAGGAAGATCAATGA